A single Nitrospira sp. DNA region contains:
- a CDS encoding efflux RND transporter permease subunit codes for MLTRAALKNPYAVFALCMIALILGGVSYQKMRVDIFPEIKLPSILVTTFYRGLSPGEMEGAISFRLEQRFVEASYVEHIESQSLAGMSYIKVFFQPDYSIDAAQSELTSLAYSVIRTLPPGVYPPSVFKFGVSSLPIGYLAINSDSLGAKEIRDLAYFTVRGQIASVPGVSFGPPLGGKVRQVTIFLDQQRLLARGISPSEVVKALNAQSAIIPAGDIKLGDLDYYVYSNSLIDVVEKINDIPIKVVNGIPVLVRDIGTAADSAAIQTSIVRVNGREATYIPITRQEGANTLEVTDGIRAKLPKLTEIPSGTGVKFLYDQSLYIRQSIANLQKEGLLGAGLAGLMIFMFLASVKAALVVGLAIPLSLTAALVALYLTGQSVNIMTLGGLALVIGTLLDNNIVVQENLHRHLEMGKDGRSAAEDSAMELTLPILVATICILIVYLPIMFFTGIIKYLFVPLAMTVAFAMLADYVVSMSVTPVVLAWLYQAGNGKKAEHEASADEGWFRYVLAIYEPLLRGGLRAKPIVIGLAAVALIATGAFLLPRLHTEFFPKVDAGNFTMLVMAPEGSRIEKTAAIVGQIEQLVHDTIPKADLEEVISNTGLYFGDAARFAPNTGNHTAFVLVNLVSEHTGKTDDYIAQLRTRLRTSLPGVEIAFQTGGIINDVLNFGLKAPIDIQVKGPSLDVIRPVAERIQQQIAQVPNTVDVRIKQGKSYPELHIDVDRTKAAYYGITQDKVIVDVITGISSNIALSPNYWLDPKTANGYFLLAQYPEQSLTTTEDLLNIPVIGARTPLLPTASLTGGGIQGSTLALQNTPFAGRQMELTSGYYASGDDRRGPPVMLRDVATLKFKTGPDSVDHYDLSRLINVLVTPVGNDLGRVAKDIEKVLAGVVLPKDVTVQLRGEVANMRSAIQNFALALPLAVVLIYLVMVALFRSFIDPLIILVAVPLGWIGTVLTLDLTNTSVNVESMIGTLMMMGIVVSNSILLVDFANRMVRNGATAEHAVLEAGRRRIRPILMTALATILGLLPLALGFGEGNETMVPLARAVVGGLAVSTIMTLLVVPVMHSLVLARRERAPISTTAPATPEDI; via the coding sequence ATGCTGACACGCGCCGCGCTCAAGAATCCTTACGCCGTCTTCGCGCTCTGCATGATCGCGTTAATCCTGGGCGGTGTCTCGTACCAGAAAATGCGCGTGGACATTTTCCCCGAGATCAAGCTGCCCTCAATCCTCGTCACCACTTTTTATCGCGGTTTGAGCCCAGGCGAAATGGAAGGCGCCATCAGCTTCCGCTTGGAACAGCGATTCGTCGAAGCCAGCTACGTCGAGCACATCGAATCCCAATCGCTGGCCGGCATGAGCTACATCAAGGTCTTTTTCCAACCGGATTACAGCATCGACGCCGCACAATCCGAGCTGACGAGCCTGGCCTATAGTGTCATACGGACGCTTCCTCCCGGCGTGTATCCCCCGTCTGTTTTTAAATTCGGCGTGTCGAGTTTGCCGATCGGCTACCTCGCCATCAACAGCGACTCGCTGGGGGCGAAGGAAATTCGCGACCTCGCCTATTTCACGGTGCGGGGACAAATCGCATCGGTTCCCGGCGTGTCCTTCGGTCCTCCATTGGGAGGCAAGGTCCGCCAGGTCACGATCTTTCTCGATCAACAACGGCTGCTCGCCCGCGGCATTTCCCCATCGGAAGTGGTCAAGGCGCTGAATGCGCAAAGCGCCATCATTCCGGCTGGCGATATCAAACTCGGCGACCTGGACTACTACGTCTATTCCAACAGCCTCATCGACGTCGTCGAGAAGATCAACGACATTCCGATCAAAGTCGTGAACGGCATCCCCGTGCTCGTCCGTGATATCGGGACGGCGGCGGATAGCGCGGCGATCCAAACCTCGATCGTGAGAGTGAACGGGCGCGAAGCGACCTACATTCCGATCACCAGGCAGGAGGGCGCCAACACGCTGGAGGTAACCGATGGTATCCGTGCGAAGCTGCCGAAACTGACCGAAATTCCCTCCGGCACTGGCGTGAAATTTCTCTACGACCAGTCACTCTACATCCGTCAATCCATTGCCAATCTGCAGAAAGAAGGGTTGCTGGGTGCCGGGCTGGCCGGCCTGATGATTTTCATGTTTCTCGCCAGTGTGAAAGCGGCGCTCGTGGTCGGCCTGGCCATTCCCCTGTCGCTCACGGCGGCGTTAGTCGCGCTGTACCTTACGGGCCAGAGCGTCAACATCATGACGCTGGGGGGCTTGGCGCTGGTGATCGGTACCCTGCTCGACAACAACATCGTGGTGCAGGAAAACCTGCATCGGCACCTCGAAATGGGGAAGGACGGACGCTCGGCGGCGGAGGACAGCGCCATGGAACTCACGCTGCCGATTCTCGTCGCCACGATTTGCATCCTGATCGTGTATCTGCCGATCATGTTTTTTACCGGCATCATCAAGTACCTGTTCGTGCCATTGGCCATGACCGTGGCCTTTGCCATGCTCGCCGATTATGTCGTCTCCATGTCGGTCACGCCGGTGGTCTTGGCCTGGCTGTATCAGGCCGGTAACGGCAAGAAGGCGGAACACGAAGCATCGGCCGACGAGGGATGGTTTCGGTATGTTCTCGCGATCTACGAACCCTTGCTGCGAGGGGGACTGCGCGCCAAGCCAATTGTGATCGGATTGGCGGCCGTTGCCTTGATCGCCACCGGCGCCTTCCTGCTGCCCCGTCTCCACACGGAGTTTTTCCCGAAAGTCGATGCAGGCAATTTCACGATGCTGGTGATGGCGCCGGAAGGCTCGCGGATCGAGAAGACCGCGGCCATCGTCGGGCAAATTGAGCAACTGGTGCATGACACAATCCCGAAGGCCGACTTGGAGGAAGTGATTTCCAATACCGGACTCTATTTCGGCGATGCGGCACGATTCGCACCGAACACCGGGAACCATACCGCCTTCGTGCTGGTCAACCTGGTCAGCGAACACACAGGCAAGACCGATGACTACATCGCCCAACTGCGCACCCGCCTCCGCACCTCGCTGCCCGGCGTCGAAATCGCGTTTCAGACCGGCGGGATCATCAACGACGTCTTGAATTTCGGGCTGAAAGCGCCGATCGATATTCAGGTGAAGGGCCCGAGCCTCGACGTGATCCGTCCCGTAGCCGAGCGTATCCAACAACAGATCGCCCAGGTTCCCAACACCGTCGACGTGCGCATCAAGCAGGGAAAGAGTTATCCCGAACTCCACATCGATGTGGATCGGACCAAGGCAGCCTATTACGGAATTACGCAGGACAAAGTGATCGTCGATGTCATCACCGGCATCAGCTCCAACATAGCACTCTCACCCAACTATTGGCTCGATCCCAAGACGGCCAACGGCTACTTCCTGCTGGCGCAATACCCGGAACAATCCCTCACCACGACGGAAGACCTGTTGAACATTCCGGTCATCGGCGCCCGCACGCCGCTGCTGCCGACGGCCAGCCTCACGGGAGGCGGGATCCAGGGCTCGACGCTGGCGCTGCAAAACACGCCCTTCGCCGGGCGACAGATGGAACTGACCAGTGGGTACTATGCCTCCGGCGACGACCGGCGTGGCCCTCCGGTCATGTTACGCGATGTCGCGACGCTGAAATTCAAGACCGGTCCTGATTCGGTGGACCATTACGACTTGTCCCGCCTCATCAATGTGTTAGTCACACCGGTCGGCAATGACCTCGGTCGTGTCGCCAAGGACATCGAAAAGGTCTTGGCCGGCGTCGTCCTGCCGAAAGACGTGACGGTGCAATTGCGCGGAGAAGTCGCCAACATGCGCAGCGCGATCCAGAATTTCGCCCTGGCATTGCCGCTCGCCGTCGTGTTGATCTATCTGGTCATGGTCGCGCTGTTTCGCTCCTTCATCGACCCGCTCATTATCCTCGTGGCCGTCCCGCTCGGCTGGATCGGCACGGTGCTCACGCTGGATCTCACCAACACGTCCGTCAACGTTGAGTCGATGATCGGCACCCTGATGATGATGGGCATTGTGGTCTCGAACAGTATTCTGCTCGTCGATTTCGCCAATCGTATGGTCCGCAATGGAGCCACGGCAGAACATGCGGTGTTGGAAGCGGGGCGCAGGCGCATCCGCCCGATTCTCATGACCGCACTGGCGACGATCCTCGGCCTGCTGCCCCTAGCGCTGGGGTTTGGCGAGGGAAATGAAACCATGGTGCCGCTGGCGCGCGCGGTCGTGGGCGGGCTGGCCGTCAGCACGATCATGACGCTGTTGGTCGTACCAGTCATGCACAGCCTGGTGCTCGCTCGACGCGAGCGGGCGCCGATCTCCACGACCGCACCCGCCACTCCGGAGGACATTTAA